Proteins encoded together in one Saccopteryx leptura isolate mSacLep1 chromosome 7, mSacLep1_pri_phased_curated, whole genome shotgun sequence window:
- the WNT6 gene encoding protein Wnt-6 — MLPPVPSRLGLLLLLLLCPAHVGGLWWAVGSPLVMDPTSICRKARRLAGRQAELCQEEPEVVAELARGARLGVRECQFQFRFRRWNCSSHSKAFGRILQQDIRETAFVFAITAAGASHAVTQACSMGELLQCGCQAPRRRAPQRPPGLPGTLGPPGLVGSPEGSAAWEWGGCGDDVDFGDEKSRLFMDARHKRGGGDIRALVQLHNNEAGRLAVRSHTRTECKCHGLSGSCALRTCWQKLPPFREVGAELLERFHGASRVMGTNDGKALLPAVRSLKPPSRADLLYVADSPDFCAPNRRTGSPGTRGRACNSSALDLSGCDLLCCGRGHRQESVQLEENCLCRFHWCCVVQCHQCLVRKELSLCL; from the exons ATGCTGCCGCCCGTGCCCTCCCGCCtcgggctgctgctgctgctgctcctgtgtCCCGCGCACGTCGGCGGACTGTGGTG GGCGGTGGGCAGTCCCCTGGTCATGGACCCTACCAGTATCTGCAGAAAGGCACGGAGGCTGGCAGGGCGGCAGGCTGAGTTGTGCCAGGAAGAACCGGAAGTGGTGGCTGAGCTTGCACGGGGCGCCCGGCTCGGGGTTCGCGAGTGCCAATTCCAGTTCCGTTTCCGCCGCTGGAACTGCTCCAGCCACAGCAAGGCCTTTGGACGCATTCTGCAGCAGG ACATCCGGGAGACTGCCTTTGTCTTTGCCATCACAGCTGCAGGTGCCAGCCACGCAGTCACGCAGGCCTGCTCCATGGGTGAGCTGCTGCAGTGTGGCTGCCAGGCGCCCCGCAGGCGAGCCCCACAGCGACCCCCCGGCCTGCCGGGCACCCTTGGGCCCCCGGGCCTTGTGGGCTCCCCAGAAGGCAGCGCTGCCTGGGAGTGGGGAGGCTGCGGTGACGATGTGGATTTCGGGGATGAGAAGTCCAGGCTTTTTATGGATGCGCGGCACAAGCGGGGAGGTGGAGACATCCGAGCCTTGGTGCAACTGCACAACAATGAGGCGGGCCGGCTG GCCGTGCGGAGTCATACGCGCACCGAGTGCAAGTGCCACGGGCTGTCGGGCTCGTGCGCTCTGCGCACCTGCTGGCAGAAACTACCCCCGTTCCGCGAGGTGGGCGCGGAGCTGCTCGAGCGATTCCACGGTGCCTCGCGTGTCATGGGCACCAACGATGGCAAGGCTCTGCTGCCCGCCGTCCGAAGTCTCAAGCCGCCCAGCCGCGCCGACCTCCTCTACGTCGCGGACTCGCCCGACTTCTGCGCCCCGAACCGGCGCACAGGCTCTCCTGGCACGCGTGGCCGCGCCTGCAACAGTAGTGCCCTGGACCTCAGCGGCTGCGACCTGCTGTGCTGCGGCCGCGGGCACCGCCAGGAGAGCGTGCAGCTGGAGGAGAACTGCCTGTGCCGCTTCCACTGGTGCTGCGTAGTGCAGTGCCACCAATGCCTCGTGCGCAAGGAGCTCAGCCTTTGCCTCTGA